The sequence TTCCACCGGCTTCCAGCCTTTGCCATCTTGCGCCAAACGGCGCTCGGCCAGCTCAGCATCGCTGATTTGTAGATTGATACTGCGGTTGGGGATATCAATTAAAATTGTATCGCCTTCCTGCACTAAGCCAATAGCACCACCGGCGGCGGCTTCTGGTGAAGCATGGCCAATGGATAAGCCTGAGGTGCCGCCAGAGAAGCGCCCGTCGGTCAGCAGCGCGCATTGCTCACCTAAGCCTTTGGACTTCAGGTAACTGGTGGGATAGAGCATTTCTTGCATGCCTGGGCCGCCTTTCGGGCCTTCGTAACGAATAATCACGATATCGCCAGGCTTCACCTCGTCTGCGAGAATGCCGCGCACCGCAGAGTCTTGGCTTTCGAAGATTTTTGCTGTGCCTTTAAAGACATGAATAGATTTATCCACACCAGCGGTTTTTACCACACAGCCATCTTCAGCGATATTACCGTAGAGCACGGCTAAGCCGCCTTCAGTAGAGTAAGCGTGTTCCACACTGCGGATACAGCCGCTTTCACGGTCTAAGTCCAGCGTCGGCCAGCGCGTAGCTTGGCTAAATGCAGTCTGGGTTGGAATGCCGCCTGGGCCTGCTTTAAAAGAAGGTGTGTACGGCTTCATCTTCAGTTTGAGTGATGTCCACTTAGCAATGGCCTCAGCCATAGTCTTTGCTGTGCACGGTTGGTAGGTCCGTGTGTAAGAAGCCACCGCGCGCCAATGAGCCTAAAATACTGAAAATACACCGGCGCGGTGCACATCTTCCATATGATAGTCCTTGATGTTGGGTGCGACTTTACACAGCTCCGGCACTGTACGCGATAAGCGGTCAATATCCAGTAAGTCAAAGTCCATTTCGGCTCTTGCGCAGCAGCTAACAGGTGCAGAATGGTGTTGGTTGAGCCGCCCATGGCAATGTCCAGCGACATGGCATTTTCAAAGGCTTTAAAGTTAGCAATATTGCGCGGTAGGGCTGAAGCGTCGTCTTTTATAGTAACGGTGGCACAGCTCAACAATGGTGCGACGGCTTCTAAGAACAGCTCTTCACGGTCAGCGTGAGTGGCCAGTACTGTGCCGTTACCTGGTAAACCTAGGCCTAAGGCTTCAACCAGACAGTTCATCGAGTTGGCAGTAAACATGCCTGAGCAAGAACCACAGGTGGGGCAGGCGCTACGCTCGTATTCGGCAACCTCTTCATCGGATGCGTCGTCATCCGCAGCAATCACCATGGCATCCACTAAATCTAAACCGTGGCTGGCCAGTTTGGTTTTACCCGCTTCCATTGGGCCGCCAGAGACAAACACCACTGGGATATTCAGACGCAAGGCGGCCATCAGCATGCCAGGGGTGATCTTATCGCAGTTGGAAATACACACCAAAGCATCGGCGCAGTGCGCATTGGCCATGTACTCAACCGAGTCGGCAATGATCTCACGGCTGGGCAGAGAATAGAGCATGCCATCGTGACCCATGGCGATGCCATCATCCACGGCAATGGTATTAAATTCTTGGCAACACCACCCGCGCGTTCAATTTCACGCGCCACTAATTGGCCCATGTCTTTGAGGTGCACGTGACCTGGCACAAACTGGGTAAAGGAGTTGGCAACTGCAATAATGGGCTTATGAAAATCTTCGTCGGTCATACCGGTTGCACGCCATAGTGCGCGAGCACCCGCCATGTTGCGGCCGAAGGTGGAGGTTTTCGAACGATAATCAGGCATGAGAACTTCCTGCAAAATAAAATAGGGCGATAAAAGCATCTGCAACTGTTGCCGCGGGGTGACCGTGCGATGCGCAAAGTATGCTTGGCTCGCCGAGGGTAGTGACGAGTAAAATTTGATTCTACGCTGCCCAGTGCGGCTCGGCAAAGGGCAGTGCTGATTTGCTTAGTGCTGTTAACTGTGCCAGTTTAACTGTTGGGTAAAATACGGCATACGGTGTATTTTAGATGGCGGGTTTCTGGGATGGCCGGGTGCATCGGGTGGTCAGCACTT comes from Pseudomonas sp. C27(2019) and encodes:
- a CDS encoding dihydroxy-acid dehydratase, encoding MAEAIAKWTSLKLKMKPYTPSFKAGPGGIPTQTAFSQATRWPTLDLDRESGCIRSVEHAYSTEGGLAVLYGNIAEDGCVVKTAGVDKSIHVFKGTAKIFESQDSAVRGILADEVKPGDIVIIRYEGPKGGPGMQEMLYPTSYLKSKGLGEQCALLTDGRFSGGTSGLSIGHASPEAAAGGAIGLVQEGDTILIDIPNRSINLQISDAELAERRLAQDGKGWKPVEVRPRKVTTALKAYALLATSADKGAVRNKAMLDDCFNNAESMPKL
- a CDS encoding dihydroxy-acid dehydratase, with product MDFDLLDIDRLSRTVPELCKVAPNIKDYHMEDVHRAGVFSVF